The DNA window GTCGACGAGAGCGACGCGGCCGCGTCCTGGCGTCAGGCGCTGCCGGCGCTGCCGGCGGACGGGATGCCCATCGTGTCGTTCCTCGCCGGGCTCAACTCCGCCGTTCACCGCGACGTCGCCTACTCGGTGCGGATGGAGGCCGGCGTGCAGGCGCCCGACGAGACCCTGCGCCTCGGCATCGGCTCCTGCCGCGACAGCGCGTGGCTGCTGGTCAGCCTGCTGCGGCAGTACGGCCTGGCCGCGCGCTTCGTCTCCGGCTACCTGGTCCAGCTCGCCGCCGACCCCGACAGCATGGTCGGCCTGGACGGCCCGACCGGGACGGCCCAGGACTTCACCGACCTGCACGCGTGGGCGGAGGTGTTCGTCCCCGGCGCCGGCTGGGTGGGGCTCGACCCGACCTCCGCGCTCTTCGCCGGCGAGGGCCACATCCCGCTGTCCGCGACCCCCCACCCGAGCGCCGCCGCACCGATCGAGGGTGCGACCGACCCGGTCGAGGTGAGCTTCGCGTTCCACAACGAGGTGCGCCGCGTCCACGAGGACCCACGGGTCACGAAGCCCTACACCGATGCCCAGTGGGCCCGCATCGACGCGCTCGGCGAGGCCGTGGACGCGCGGCTCCGCGCCGGCGACGTCCGGCTGACGATGGGCGGCGAGCCGACGTTCGTCTCGCGCGACGACGCCACGACCCCGCAGTGGAACACCGACGCCGACGGTCCCGAGAAGCGCGAGCTCGCCAACCAGCTCGCCGACCGGCTGCGCCAGGTCTACGCCGTCGGCGGGGTGGTGCACCGCGGCCAGGGCAAGTGGTACCCCGGCGAGCCGCTGCCGCGCTGGAACATCGCGCTCCAGTGGCGCACCGACGGCGTCCCGCTCTGGGAGGATCCGGACCTCTTCGCCGACCCGTGGAGCGAGAAGGCCGACCCCGAGGCGGAGGCGAACGCCGAGGCGCTCGCCCGGCGGGTCACCGAGAGCCTGGGGCTGCCGCCCGAGCAGCTGCGCCCGGCGTACGACGACCCGCTCGTCGCGCTCGTCGCCGAGGTGCGCAAGCCGCTCGGTGAGCCGGTGGGCGAGGACGCGGACGTCCAGGAGCTCGACGCCGAGGTGTCCGAGGTCCGCGGCTGGGTGCTCCCGATCGCGACCGGCGAGGACGACTGGACGAGCCCGGTCTGGCGGTTCCGCCGCGGCCGGCTGGTGCTCACCCCCGGCACGTCGCCGGTCGGGCTGCGGCTGCCGCTCGACGCGATCTCGTGGACCGATCCCGAGCACCCCGGCGAGCCGTCCTACCTCGAGTCCGGGCCACCGCTGCGCCCGATCGTGCGCGGTGTCCGGCTCGCCGAGCCCGAGGGTGCGCCGACGACCGCGCTGACCTTCGAGGCGCGCGACGGGCACGTGCACGTCTTCCTCCCGCCGACCGAGCGGCTCGAGGACTACACCGACCTGCTCCGGCTGGTCGAGGTCGCCACCCGGCGGATCGGCTGCCCGGTCGTGCTGGAGGGCTACGGCCCGCCGCCGGACCCGCGCCTGACCCAGCTCGTCGTCACCCCGGACCCCGGCGTCATCGAGGTCAACGTGCAGCCGACCGCGAGCTGGGCGGCGCAGCGCGACCTCACCACGACGCTGTACGACGCGGCGCGGCACTGCGCCCTCACCACCGAGAAGTTCGACGTCGACGGCCTGCACACCGGCACCGGCGGCGGCAACCACATCACCCTCGGCGGCACCGAGCCGATCGACTCGCCCCTGCTGCGCCGGCCCGACCTGCTGGTCAGCCTGATCACCTACTGGCAGCGGCACCCGGCGCTGTCGTACCTCTTCTCCGGCCGCTTCATCGGCCCGACCAGCCAGGCGCCGCGCTTCGACGAGGGCCGGCCGGAGGCGACGTACGAGATGGAGATCGCGTTCGCCGAGATCGCCCGCCTGGTCGCGGAGCAGGACGGCGGCGAGGTCCGCCCCTGGCTCGTCGACCGCGCGCTGCGGCACCTGCTGACCGACCTGACCGGCAACACCCACCGGGCGGAGTTCTGCGTCGACAAGATGTACAGCCCGGACTCGTCGCGCGGGCGGCTCGGCCTGCTCGAGCTGCGCGGCTTCGAGATGCCGCCGCACCCGCAGATGGCGCTGGTCCAGGCGCTGCTGGTGCGCAGCCTGGTCGCGATGTTCTGGGAGCAGCCGCTCACCGCGCCGCTGGTGCGGTGGGGCACCCGGCTGCACGAGGACTTCCTGCTGCCCGAGGGCGCGATCAACGACATCGCCGAGGTGGCGGCCGACCTGCGCGCGTTCGGCATCCCGTTCGAGGAGTCCTGGCTGGACCCGTTCACCGAGTTCCGCTTCCCGCGCATCGGGCTCGCCACGCTCGGCGACGGCATCGAGCTCGAGCTGCGGTCCGCGATCGAGCCCTGGCACGTGCTGGGCGAGGAGGCGACCGCCGGCGGCACCGCGCGGTACGTCGACTCCTCGGTCGAGCGGCTCCAGGTGCTGGTCCGCGGGATCGACCCCGCGCGCCACCTCGTCACGTGTCAGGGTGTCCACGTGCCCCTGACCGCGACCGCCGGTGGACCGGCGTCGGGCTCCTACGCCGGCGTCCGCTACCGGGCCTGGCAGCCGTGGTCCGCCCTGCACCCGTCGATCCCGGTGCACGCACCGCTGCGCTTCGACGTGGTGGACACGGTCTCCGAGACCGCGCTCGGCGGCGCGACGTACCACGTCGTGCACCCGGGAGGCCGCTCCTACGACCACCCGCCGGTCAACGCCCAGGAGGCGGAGGCCCGGCGCCTCGGCCGGTTCGAGCCGCGCGGTCACACCGCCGGCCGGATCGACGTCGCCGCGGCCGTCGACGCCGGCCGCCTGGCCGCGACCGAGGACTACCCGCGCCTGCTCGACCTCCGACGGGTCCCGCCCCGGTGACCCAGCGATGACGGTGCTGCGCGACTACGCCGCCCAGGTCACCCAGCCGGCGCTCGGCGACAGCGCCCGCTACGACGAGATGGTCGCCCCCGACGGGTCGCTGCGACCGCCCTGGAAGGGCCTGGCCGAGGTCGCCGTCGGGCTGACCGACGCCGACCTGCGCCGGGTCCAGGGCGAGATCGGCCGCTTCCTCTCCGACGACGGCGTCACCTACGCCCCGGCCGGTCGCGGCCACGGCCGGTGGCGGCTCGACCCGATCCCGCTGGTCATCGACGCCGCGGCGTGGGCGCCGGTCGAGATCGGCCTGGCCCAGCGGGCCGAGCTGCTCAACGCGATCCTCGTCGACCTGTACGGCGACCAGCGCCTGCTCTCCGAGGGCATCCTGCCGGCGCCCCTGGTCTTCGGCCACAGCGGCTACACCCGCGTGGTCGCGCGACCCGAGGCCATCGACCCGCGCCCGTTGGTGCTGGCCGCGACCGACCTCGGCCGCGACGCCGACGGGACCTGGCGGGTGATCGGAGACCGGGCCCAGGCGCCGTCGGGCATCGGCTACGCGATGGAGAACCGGCGCGTCATCTCCCGGGTGATGCCCGAGCTCTACCGCGAGGCCGGGCTGCACCGGATGGAGCCCTACTTCTGGGCGCTGCGCTCCGCGCTGATCCAGTCGGCGCAGGGCGACCTCGCCGACCCGCGGGTCGTCGTGCTGTCACCGGGCAGCCAGTCCGAGACGGCGTACGACCAGGCCTTCGTCGCGTCCGCGCTCGGCTTCCCCCTCGTCGAGGGCAGCGACCTCGTCGTCCGCGACGGGTGGGTCTACCTGCGTGCGCCGGGGCGGCTGGAGCGGGTCGACGTGATCCTGCGTCGGGTCGACGCGGCCTGGAGCGACCCGCTGGAGCTGCGCGGCGACTCGCAGCTCGGCGTCGCCGGTCTGGTCGAGGCCGTACGCCGTGGCCGGGTGCGGGTCGTCAACGGGCTCGGTGCCGGCGTGCTCGAGAACCCCGGGCTCCTGCCCTACCTGCCCGCCGCCTGCGAGGCGCTGCTGGGCGAGCCCCTGCGGCTCGCCTCGGTCCCGACCTGGTGGTGCGGTGAGCCCGACGGGCTCGACCAGGTGCTCGACCGGATCGACGAGCTCGCGGTCACCGAGATCGACGACCGCTCCGACCTGACCGGGTTGTCGACCGACGAGCTCCGTGCCCGGGTGCTGGCGGCGCCGTACCGGTTCGTCGGCCAGGAGCCGCTGCAGCTCTCCCAGTCGCCGACCTGGTCGGGCGGCGTCACCCGGCCGGTGCCGGTCACCCTGCGCACCTTCACGCTGCGCTACGGCTCGGCGTACCGCCCGCTCGTCGGCGGGATGGCCAGCGGCTGGCTGGACGCCACCACGCCGACCAGCAAGGACGTGTGGGTGCTCAAGGCCAGCGCCGGCGACGCCGACCAGGGCCTGTCCGGCGTGCTGCCGATGACGTCGACGCGGTCGGTGCCGATGACGGTGCCGCGCGTGCTGGAGGACATGTTCTGGTTCGGCCGGTACGCCGAGCGGGTCGAGGACCTGCTCCGGCTGGTGCTCGCCGCGCACACGCTCGCGGAGGACTTCCGGACCCGCCCGCGGTCCACCGGCGGCGCGAGCCTCGCGGTGCTGATGGACGCCGTGCACCGGCTGGCCGGCGGCTCGCCGTACGGTCCCGACGGGCTCGACGACGACTTCCGCTCGCTGCTGCTCGACGGCGGCCGGGTGGGGAGCGTCGCCTACGGGCTCGACGGGCTGCGCGACGTCCTGCGCGGCGTCCGCGACCAGCTGTCCCCGGACACGTGGCGTGCCTTCGGCACCACCGACCGGGCGATCGAGGCGCTCGAGGGCAACCGGCACAGCCACCAGGTCGCGGAGAGCGCGGGCCGGATGCTGAGCGGGATCCTGTCGCTGCAGGGGGTCACCGCGAGCATGATCCGCGACCCCGGCTGGCACGCGATCGGGCTCGGGCGCTCGCTCGAGCGCGCCCTCCAGGTCTGCCACCTGCTGGCCGAGACCACCATCGAGCGACGGGGAATCGACGTCGACCGCGAGGTGCTCAACGCGGTACTGGTGTCGACGGAGAGCGCGGTCACCCATCGGCGCCGCTACCGCGGCTACGTGCGTCCGGCCGGGGTGCTCGACCTGCTGCTGATGGATCCCGAGAACCCCCGCTCCATCGCGTTCTCCCTCACCGCCGCCCGCGAGCACCTCGCGGGGCTGCCCGGCTCGACCGGGTCCTCGCGGCCCGAGCGGCTGCTGGCCGACCTGCTCGACGAGCTCGCCGCCGCCGACGTCGCCGAGCTCGTCACCATCGGCGGCGTCGGCCGGCCCAACCTGGTGCGCTTCCTCGCCGCCTTCCAGGGCACCCTCGAACGGGTGACCGACGCGGTCGCCGAGGTGCACTTCGCCAGCGGACCCCCGCCGCGCCCGCTCGGCTCGCTCGGGCTGTCGCTCGTCTCGGAGGCGGGGTCGTGAGATACCGGGTCACCCACGCCACGACCTACTCCTACGACGACGACGTCACCGACAGCCTCGGCGTCGCCCACCTGGTGCCGCGCACGCTGGCCGCGCAGCGGGTGACGTCGGCGGACGTCGAGGTGTCGCCCGCGCCGGTGGACCTCTCCCACGACACCGACTGCTACGGCAACACCGCGACGTACTTCCAGGTGACCACCGGCCACCAGCAGCTGGTGGTCGCGGGCCGCAGCGAGGTCGAGGTGACGATGCCGTCGTACGACGATGCGGCGCTGGCCACCCCGTGGGAGCGGGCCCGGCCGCTGCTCGACCCGACGCTGCCGGGGGCGTGGCTGGCCACCGACTTCGCGCTGCCCTCCGCGGCCGTCGAGCAGACGGCCGAGGCGGCGGCGTACGGCGCGGAGTCGTTGCTGCCGGGCCGGCCGATCGGGGACGCGGTCACCGACCTGATGCACCGGATCCACGCCGACTTCACCTACGACGCGAAGGCGACGACCGTGACGTCGACGGTGGCCGAGACGATCCGCAAGCGGGCCGGGGTCTGCCAGGACTTCGCCCACCTGACCATCGCGTGCCTGCGCGCGCACGGCCTGGCGGCGCGCTACGTGAGCGGCTACCTCGCGACCCAGCCCCCGCCGGGTCGGGACCGGATCGTCGGCGCCGACGCCTCGCACGCCTGGGTGGCGGTGTGGGTCCCGGCGACGGGCGCGGGACCGAAGGCGGGCGAGTGGCTCGCCGTCGACCCGACCAACGACCAGTGGGCCAACGACCGCTACGTCACGGTCGCCTGGGGTCGCGACTACGGAGACGTCCCGCCGGTCAAGGGCGTCATCTTCACCGAGGCGACGAAGTCGACCCTGAAGGTGTCGGTCGACGTCGCGCCGGTCTGAGGGCGAGCTGCCAGCCCGGTGTGCTCAGAGCTTCGTCATCTTCCGGTACGGGCTGGAGACGCGGACGGTCTGGTCGCGGAAGTCGACCGACACCGCATCCGACTCGACGCCCACCACGCGGCCGACCCCGTAGGAGTCGTGCGACACCAGGTCGCCCGACTCGAAGTCTTCGATCGGGAGCTCGACCTTGGGCTTGAAGGGGCTGCTGGCGAGGTGCCGTCGCCCGGATGAGGTAGCCATTACCCCGAGTATGCGCCTCCGAGACGACTCGTGGGTAACCGACGGCGAATCTGGTGTCGAAGGATCGTCCCGAATGGCGTGGAACCGGCGCGACGGGGAACCTTAGGTCCTGTGAAGGCCTATCGCTGTCGCGTGTGCGACAACCCGCTCTACTTCGAGAACTCCGTCTGCGTCTCCTGCGGCACGGCCCTCGGGTTCTCGCGCGGCGAGCGCGCGATCGTGCCCGTCGACGAGACGGGCCGGTACGTCGACGCCTCCGGCCTGGTCTGGTGGGTCTGCCGCAACCTCAACCTCTCCGGCTGCACCTGGCTCACGAAGGAGAAGGGCGCGCAGTGCGACGCCTGCGACCTGACCCGGACCCGGCCGGCCGACGACGACCTCCAGGGACTCGAGCAGTTCCGGCTCGCCGAGCAGGCGAAGCGGCACCTGGTCGTCGAGCTCGACACCCTGGGCTTCCCGGTGGTCGCCAAGACCACCGACCCCGAGAACGGCCTGGCCTTCGACCTGCTCAGCACCACCGAGCAGTCGAGCGCGGACAACGTGGTGATCGGTCACGAGGACGGGGTCATCACCATCGACCTCGCCGAGAGCGACGACGCCTACCGCGAGAAGGTCCGGGCCCAGCTGGCCGAGCCCTACCGCACGATGCTCGGGCACTTCCGGCACGAGGTCGGGCACTACTTCGAGTGGCAGCTCGTGCGAGGCGACGACCGGATGGCCCGCTGCCGCGAGCTCTTCGGCGACGAGTCGAAGGACTACCAGGAGGAGATCAAGCGGCACTACGCCGAGGGACCGCCCGACGGGTGGGAGCGGTCGTACATCTCGACGTACGCCACCATGCACCCCTTCGAGGACTTCGCCGAGACCTGGGCGCACTACCTGCACATCAGCGACACCATCGAGACCGCCGGCGAGTTCGGGCTGACCGCGGTCGCGCCGGTCACGGCGTTCTCCAGCTTCGCCGACGTCGTCCGAGGCGTCTGGGTCCCGCTCGCCGTCGCGCTCAACATGGTCAACCGCAGCATGGGCAAGGACGACCTCTACCCGTTCGTCATCCCGCCGCCGGTCCTGGAGAAGCTCGACTTCGTGGCAGCGCTGGCCAACCCGGGCGGTACCTCCGGCCACTAGTCCGGTACCTGCGGGCGAGGTCCAGGGGGCCGCGGGTGACCAGGCTGGTCGGCATGAGCACCGACCACGCCCTCCAGCCCGTCCTGACCGAGCGGACGACGCCGTACGCCGGCCCGGCGACGCCGGTCGTCCTGACGGCGGCGGTCGCCGCGGGCGTGGTGCTCGGGGTCGTCGACCTGTGGTGGTCGACCTACCACCCGTCCGCCTGGTCGTCGGTCGCCAACTCGTGCGCGGGCTGGGCCGCGTGCGCGTTCGCCCTGGGTGCGGCCCTGCGGGTCGACGCCCTGCGGGCCGCGGTCGCCGCGGTCGTGATGCTGGCGGTCGCCGTCGAGGCGTACTACCTCGCCGAGGTCGTGCTGCAGGCCGGTGACCGCTGGATCCTGACCTCACCGGTCGCGATGGAGTGGCTGGTCCTCGCGGGCGTGGCCGGGGCGCTGTACGGGCCGGCCGGCGCGTGGGCGGCCGGACGCTCGCCCTGGCGCGCCGCCGTCGGCCTCGCCGTCGGCGGCTCGCTCCTGCTCGGCGACGCCCTCCAGCTCGCGGGCCGCGACCTCGCCCTGGCCGGCAGCGGGGAGCCCCGGGTGCTGGTGCTGCTGGCGCTGGCGATGCTGGCCTGCTCCGTGCGCCGGCCCTGGGTCGCCGTCGCCGCGCTCGTGCTCAGCCTGCCGCTCAGCCTCGTCGTGGCCGCGGCGTTCGTCTCGACGGGCGTCTACATGTGAGGCGGCACGCCCAGAAGCCGTGATTGGTTGAGCGTTCACCTAGGCTGGGCGCATGAGTGACTCGGGCGGCTACGTCTCCACAGGTGAGTTCAAGCGGGACGCGAGCTACATCCCCGACCGGATCACGAAGGACGGACGGCGACCCGAGCACGGTCCCGTCGAGGGTGACCTGTGGCCGGTCGAGCCCGGCCGCTACCGCCTGGTCGCAGCGAAGGCCTGCCCCTGGGCGACCCGGGCGATCATCGTGCGCCAGCTCCTCGGCCTCGAGGACGTGATCTCGCTCGGCACTCCCGGGCCGACGCACGACGAGCGCAGCTGGACCTTCGACCTCGACCCCGGCGGGGTCGACCCGGTCCTCGGCATCGAGCGGATCCAGCAGGCCTACCTCGCGCGGTTCCCCGACTATCCCAAGGGCATCACGGTCCCGGTGGTCGTGGACGTGCCGACCGGACAGGTCGTCACCAACGACTTCCCGTGGATCACCCACGACCTCTTCTTCGAGTGGCGCGAGCACCAGCGCGCCGACGCTCCCGACCTGTGGCCGGCCGACCTCCGCGAGGAGATGGAGGAGGTCATGCAGCGCGTCTACACCGAGGTCAACAACGGCGTCTACCGCTGCGGCTTCGCCGGCTCGCAGGAGGCGTACGACGCGGCGTACGACCGGCTCTGGACCGCCCTCGACTGGCTGGAGGACCGGCTCTCGACCCGGCGCTACCTGATGGGCGACGCGATCACGGAGGCCGACGTACGCCTCTGGACCACGCTGGCCCGCTTCGACGCGGTCTACCACGGCCACTTCAAGTGCAACCGGCAGAAGCTCACCGAGCTGCCGAACCTCTGGGGCTACGCCCGCGAGCTCTACGCGATCCCGGCCTTCGGCGACAACACGGACTTCGAGCAGATCAAGAAGCACTACTACGTCGTCCACAAGGATCTGAACCCCACGCAGATCGTGCCCGACGGTCCCGATCCCGCGGTCTGGCTGGAGCCGCACGGTCGCAGCTGAGACTCCCTAGGCTGGCGGTATGGGACACGACCACGGGCACGCCGCCGGGCGGGCGGAGGACCGCGCCCGCCTGCGCTGGGTGCTGGGCGTGACCATCGTCGTGCTGGCGTTCGAGGTCGTCGGCGCGTTCGTCACCGGGTCGCTCGCGCTGCTCGCCGACGCGGGCCACATGGCCACCGACGCCGCCGCCGTGGTGCTCGCGCTCGGGGCGTCGTACGTCGCCTCGCGGCCGGCCGGTCCGCGCTCGACCTTCGGCCTGCACCGCGCCGAGATCCTCGCCGCCCTGGTCAACGCCGTGGTGCTGCTGGTGGTCTGCGGCTACCTCGCGTACGCCGGCATCACGCGGCTGGCGGACCCGACGTCGGTCGACGCCGGGCCGATGATCGCGTTCGCGGCGGTCGGCCTGGTCGCCAACGCGGTCTCGATGATGATCCTCAACCGCTCCGACACCGGTTCACTCAACCTCCGGGGCGCGGCCAACGAGGTGCTCGCCGACCTGGTCGGCTCGATCCTCGCCGTGCTCGCGGGCGTGGTGATCCTGCTGTGGGGCTGGGAGCGCGCGGACTCGATCGCCTCGCTGCTGATCGCCGTGCTGATCCTCCCGCGGTCGCTGATCCTGCTGAAGGAGTCGGCCTCGATCCTGCTCGAGGTCGCCCCGGCCGGGATGGACCTCGCCGACGTGCAGCGGCACCTGCTCGAGATGCCCGGCGTCGTCGACGTGCACGACCTGCACGCCTGGACGATCACCAGCGGGATGCCCAGCCTGTCCGCCCACGTGACCGTCACCCAGGAGGCGATGGACGCGCACGGCGTCGGCGGCATCCTCGACCGGCTGGCCGACTGCACGGCCGCGCACTTCGACGTGCGCCACTCGACCTTCCAGGTCGAGCCCGAGACCCACCGCGACCACGAGGACCTCGGCGAGGTCCACTGACCTACCCGGCCCGCTGCATCGCCAGTCGCACGTGCGTGCCGGCCGAGCCGTAGCCGTCGTACCCGCCCCGTCGCTCCAGCAGCTCGACGTGGAAGCCCGTGCCCAGCGGGAGGGTGAAGGCGTGCAGGAGCTCGCCGTCGCCGGCACGGTCGTAGAGCAGGCCGTGCGCGCGCAGGTCGTCGAGCACCTCCGGCGGCAGCCCGAAGCGGGCGTCCAGGTCGGTGTAGTAGTTGTCCGGCACCGGC is part of the Nocardioides conyzicola genome and encodes:
- a CDS encoding circularly permuted type 2 ATP-grasp protein — translated: MTVLRDYAAQVTQPALGDSARYDEMVAPDGSLRPPWKGLAEVAVGLTDADLRRVQGEIGRFLSDDGVTYAPAGRGHGRWRLDPIPLVIDAAAWAPVEIGLAQRAELLNAILVDLYGDQRLLSEGILPAPLVFGHSGYTRVVARPEAIDPRPLVLAATDLGRDADGTWRVIGDRAQAPSGIGYAMENRRVISRVMPELYREAGLHRMEPYFWALRSALIQSAQGDLADPRVVVLSPGSQSETAYDQAFVASALGFPLVEGSDLVVRDGWVYLRAPGRLERVDVILRRVDAAWSDPLELRGDSQLGVAGLVEAVRRGRVRVVNGLGAGVLENPGLLPYLPAACEALLGEPLRLASVPTWWCGEPDGLDQVLDRIDELAVTEIDDRSDLTGLSTDELRARVLAAPYRFVGQEPLQLSQSPTWSGGVTRPVPVTLRTFTLRYGSAYRPLVGGMASGWLDATTPTSKDVWVLKASAGDADQGLSGVLPMTSTRSVPMTVPRVLEDMFWFGRYAERVEDLLRLVLAAHTLAEDFRTRPRSTGGASLAVLMDAVHRLAGGSPYGPDGLDDDFRSLLLDGGRVGSVAYGLDGLRDVLRGVRDQLSPDTWRAFGTTDRAIEALEGNRHSHQVAESAGRMLSGILSLQGVTASMIRDPGWHAIGLGRSLERALQVCHLLAETTIERRGIDVDREVLNAVLVSTESAVTHRRRYRGYVRPAGVLDLLLMDPENPRSIAFSLTAAREHLAGLPGSTGSSRPERLLADLLDELAAADVAELVTIGGVGRPNLVRFLAAFQGTLERVTDAVAEVHFASGPPPRPLGSLGLSLVSEAGS
- a CDS encoding glutathione S-transferase C-terminal domain-containing protein, which encodes MSDSGGYVSTGEFKRDASYIPDRITKDGRRPEHGPVEGDLWPVEPGRYRLVAAKACPWATRAIIVRQLLGLEDVISLGTPGPTHDERSWTFDLDPGGVDPVLGIERIQQAYLARFPDYPKGITVPVVVDVPTGQVVTNDFPWITHDLFFEWREHQRADAPDLWPADLREEMEEVMQRVYTEVNNGVYRCGFAGSQEAYDAAYDRLWTALDWLEDRLSTRRYLMGDAITEADVRLWTTLARFDAVYHGHFKCNRQKLTELPNLWGYARELYAIPAFGDNTDFEQIKKHYYVVHKDLNPTQIVPDGPDPAVWLEPHGRS
- a CDS encoding zinc-binding metallopeptidase family protein — translated: MCDNPLYFENSVCVSCGTALGFSRGERAIVPVDETGRYVDASGLVWWVCRNLNLSGCTWLTKEKGAQCDACDLTRTRPADDDLQGLEQFRLAEQAKRHLVVELDTLGFPVVAKTTDPENGLAFDLLSTTEQSSADNVVIGHEDGVITIDLAESDDAYREKVRAQLAEPYRTMLGHFRHEVGHYFEWQLVRGDDRMARCRELFGDESKDYQEEIKRHYAEGPPDGWERSYISTYATMHPFEDFAETWAHYLHISDTIETAGEFGLTAVAPVTAFSSFADVVRGVWVPLAVALNMVNRSMGKDDLYPFVIPPPVLEKLDFVAALANPGGTSGH
- a CDS encoding CarD family transcriptional regulator codes for the protein MATSSGRRHLASSPFKPKVELPIEDFESGDLVSHDSYGVGRVVGVESDAVSVDFRDQTVRVSSPYRKMTKL
- a CDS encoding transglutaminase family protein yields the protein MSVKVALEHRTTYTFAHPVNVAPHVVRLRPAPHARTPIEAYSLTVSPRNHFLNWQQDPFGNWLARIVFPEKVSELDITVGLVADLMVINPLDFFVEEYAERFPFAYEPALAADLAPYLRPVDESDAAASWRQALPALPADGMPIVSFLAGLNSAVHRDVAYSVRMEAGVQAPDETLRLGIGSCRDSAWLLVSLLRQYGLAARFVSGYLVQLAADPDSMVGLDGPTGTAQDFTDLHAWAEVFVPGAGWVGLDPTSALFAGEGHIPLSATPHPSAAAPIEGATDPVEVSFAFHNEVRRVHEDPRVTKPYTDAQWARIDALGEAVDARLRAGDVRLTMGGEPTFVSRDDATTPQWNTDADGPEKRELANQLADRLRQVYAVGGVVHRGQGKWYPGEPLPRWNIALQWRTDGVPLWEDPDLFADPWSEKADPEAEANAEALARRVTESLGLPPEQLRPAYDDPLVALVAEVRKPLGEPVGEDADVQELDAEVSEVRGWVLPIATGEDDWTSPVWRFRRGRLVLTPGTSPVGLRLPLDAISWTDPEHPGEPSYLESGPPLRPIVRGVRLAEPEGAPTTALTFEARDGHVHVFLPPTERLEDYTDLLRLVEVATRRIGCPVVLEGYGPPPDPRLTQLVVTPDPGVIEVNVQPTASWAAQRDLTTTLYDAARHCALTTEKFDVDGLHTGTGGGNHITLGGTEPIDSPLLRRPDLLVSLITYWQRHPALSYLFSGRFIGPTSQAPRFDEGRPEATYEMEIAFAEIARLVAEQDGGEVRPWLVDRALRHLLTDLTGNTHRAEFCVDKMYSPDSSRGRLGLLELRGFEMPPHPQMALVQALLVRSLVAMFWEQPLTAPLVRWGTRLHEDFLLPEGAINDIAEVAADLRAFGIPFEESWLDPFTEFRFPRIGLATLGDGIELELRSAIEPWHVLGEEATAGGTARYVDSSVERLQVLVRGIDPARHLVTCQGVHVPLTATAGGPASGSYAGVRYRAWQPWSALHPSIPVHAPLRFDVVDTVSETALGGATYHVVHPGGRSYDHPPVNAQEAEARRLGRFEPRGHTAGRIDVAAAVDAGRLAATEDYPRLLDLRRVPPR
- a CDS encoding DUF6518 family protein, yielding MSTDHALQPVLTERTTPYAGPATPVVLTAAVAAGVVLGVVDLWWSTYHPSAWSSVANSCAGWAACAFALGAALRVDALRAAVAAVVMLAVAVEAYYLAEVVLQAGDRWILTSPVAMEWLVLAGVAGALYGPAGAWAAGRSPWRAAVGLAVGGSLLLGDALQLAGRDLALAGSGEPRVLVLLALAMLACSVRRPWVAVAALVLSLPLSLVVAAAFVSTGVYM
- a CDS encoding transglutaminase family protein, encoding MRYRVTHATTYSYDDDVTDSLGVAHLVPRTLAAQRVTSADVEVSPAPVDLSHDTDCYGNTATYFQVTTGHQQLVVAGRSEVEVTMPSYDDAALATPWERARPLLDPTLPGAWLATDFALPSAAVEQTAEAAAYGAESLLPGRPIGDAVTDLMHRIHADFTYDAKATTVTSTVAETIRKRAGVCQDFAHLTIACLRAHGLAARYVSGYLATQPPPGRDRIVGADASHAWVAVWVPATGAGPKAGEWLAVDPTNDQWANDRYVTVAWGRDYGDVPPVKGVIFTEATKSTLKVSVDVAPV
- a CDS encoding cation diffusion facilitator family transporter, coding for MGHDHGHAAGRAEDRARLRWVLGVTIVVLAFEVVGAFVTGSLALLADAGHMATDAAAVVLALGASYVASRPAGPRSTFGLHRAEILAALVNAVVLLVVCGYLAYAGITRLADPTSVDAGPMIAFAAVGLVANAVSMMILNRSDTGSLNLRGAANEVLADLVGSILAVLAGVVILLWGWERADSIASLLIAVLILPRSLILLKESASILLEVAPAGMDLADVQRHLLEMPGVVDVHDLHAWTITSGMPSLSAHVTVTQEAMDAHGVGGILDRLADCTAAHFDVRHSTFQVEPETHRDHEDLGEVH